In Neoarius graeffei isolate fNeoGra1 chromosome 17, fNeoGra1.pri, whole genome shotgun sequence, a single window of DNA contains:
- the LOC132864416 gene encoding tripartite motif-containing protein 16-like, whose translation MAEAGISVDHFSVDQFSCPVCLDLLKDPVTIPCGHSFCKVCINGCWDQEDVKGVYSCPQCRETFTPRPVLCRNNMLAEVVEKLKKTELQAASPAHCYAGPGDVECDSCTGRKRKATNSCLVCLASYCEDHLKPHYQSPAFKKHKLVEACAELQEKICSEHDKLIEIFCRTDQSFVCYLCTMDEHKGHDTVSTKAERNEKQNELKEEQMKSQQRIQEKQKEVQELKQTVDTIKMHYQSAVDDSERIFTEMISSMEKKRLEMTELIRAQEKAELSQAERLQKQLEQEIADLQRRVTELEQLSHTHDHIHFLQSFPSLCVSPGCDDSPSFTVNQHLSFDGVRKSLSDLKKRVKEICEEEFSVIHPQAAAVHMILPSEPKSREDFLQYFCSLTLDPNTVNPNLILSENRAVTRSETKQRYSDHPERFDSLWQVLCKESVCGRCYWEVEWTGDGVDISVSYKEISRKGRGFECGFGFNSQSWSLQCFPSSVYFRHNNIKTVLQGPSSSRIGVYVDHSAGTLSFYSVSDPMRLLHRVHTTFTQPLYAGVWMWLSDSSVRFCDPMKK comes from the exons ATGGCAGAGGCTGGTATTTCAGTAGATCATTTTTCTGTGGATCAGTTCagctgtccagtgtgtctggatctcctgaaggatcctgtGACTATTCCCTGTggacacagtttctgtaaggtgtgtattaatggctgctgggatcaggaggatgtgaagggcgtctacagctgccCCCAGTGCAGAGAGACTTTCACTCCAAGGCCTGTTCTGTGCAGGAACAACATGCtggctgaagtggtggagaaactgaagaagactgaactccaagctgcttctcctgctcactgttacgctggacctggagatgtggagtgtgattcctGCACTGGGAGAAAACGCAAAGCCACTAATTCCTGTCTGGTGTGTCTGGCCTCCTATTGTGAAGATCATCTTAAACCTCACTATCAGTCTCCTGCCTTTAAGAAGCACAAGTTAGTTGAAGCCTGTGCAgagctccaagagaagatctgctctgaacatgaCAAACTGATCGAGATCTTCTGTCGTACTGACCAAAGCTTCGTCTGTTATTTGTGTACGATGGATGAACATAAAGGTCATGATACAGTTTCAACTAAAgcagaaagaaatgaaaaacag aatgagctaaaggaggagcagatgaaatcccagcagaggatccaggagaagcagaaggaggtgcaggagctgaaacagactGTGGACACTATTAAG ATGCATTATCAGTCAGCAGTagatgacagtgagaggatctttactgagatgatcagctccatggagaaaaagcgcttggagatgacggagctgatcagagctcaggagaaagctgaactgagtcaagctgagcgACTCCagaagcaactggagcaggagattgctgatcttcagaggagagtcactgagctggagcagctttcacacacacacgatcacatccacttcctccag agtttcccgtctctctgtgtttctcctggatgtgacgactcacccagcttcactgtcaatcaacatctctcatttgatggagtgaggaaatctctctcagatctgaaaaaacgAGTCAAGGaaatctgtgaggaggaattcagcGTAATCCATCcacaag ctgcagcagttcacatgattttaccctcagaaccaaagagcagagaagatttcctgcagt atttctgttctctgactctggatccaaacacagtaaatcctaacctcattctgtctgagaacagAGCGGTGACACGCAGTGAGACAAAACAGcgatactctgatcatccagagagatttgactccttgtggcaggtgttgtgtaaggagagtgtgtgtggacgctgttactgggaggtggagtggacgGGTGATGGTGTtgacatatcagtctcatataaagagatcagcaggaaaggacggggttttgagtgtgggtttggattcaacagtcagtcctggagtctgcagtgttttccttcctctgtCTATTTCCGACACAACAACATTAAGACTGTTCTCCAAGGTCCATcatcctccagaataggagtgtatgtggatcacagtgcaggaactctgtccttctacagcgtctctgacccgatgaggctcctccacagagtccacaccacattcactcagcctctatacgctggggtCTGGATGTGGCTTTCTGACTCATCTGTGAGGTTTTGTGATCCGATGAAAAAATGA